In Coffea eugenioides isolate CCC68of chromosome 4, Ceug_1.0, whole genome shotgun sequence, the genomic stretch TCAATCTAGTTATATAGCAAGTAAATAGAGTAATTACGAAGTTTCGAAAGTAAAAATATGTTTCAAAATTGTAGTCCAATAAACTTCTGATATATGTGATTTTTTTCGTGTTAATATCTTGTGAATCTAAAAATAACTTGAATGTTGGTTATGTTTAGCAAAAGGTATTGAAAACTTCACACAAACGGCTTTACAAGCCAATAAACAAAGGAAAGGACAAAAAGCGTCTGGAGGCTAGATCAAGAGTTAAACATGCGAAGATACAATTCGTCTTCATCAAGAAGGACAAAGCTGTGGTTATTAATCACAAGAGCAAAGAGCAAACAACGGCGGGAGGTTCTAAAAATTTATTCAATGAATTCCTCAACTACAAATGTAGGACTTTAAATCCTTAAATAGACAAATAAAATATGTAATCTACTCCTATACTAATACCTAAATATAAttctaaaactaataaaattttaaatagcttgatttattttttatgtCAATGTTGCTTTCTTTAAATCAAACttttcatgttttcatttctAATATCATCACGAGTTTCAAGCGTCATTACAGCCTTTGTAACAGTATAACTCACGTGCAACTCCAACTCAATTTTTATCTTTATCCGTCATGTACGGGAGTTGGGATGGAGCTTTTTTACCGTATGCTTCTTGCTACGAGGTCGAAGCTTAAACTGTGGAATAAGTAGGTGTTTGGTCATATGAATGCTAGGCTTCAAAAGGCGGCTGACTTTATGAAGATGTGTGAGTTGGACTATGACCAATTGCAGACTGATGAGGCTAGGAAGAAATTACATGAATCTAGAGCTTAGCACATGCGTGAATCAGGGGCGAGCCAGAAAAAAATTTAGTGAGGGtaaaaataacactaaaattttttatctactctttttctaatttttttaagcaaaaaaaaaagtctaatgcataaaatcaccatttcacaaagttaaaatatttatcaaataacccatttattaattattacattaactaatcaattttcaaatttctttaaaaCAGTAATAGTCTCATGCTCTAGAAATATATTtgcaaacaaatttaaaataataataataagaagtaATTGTTTAGAACCTGATTTTGATGGTCTCCTAAAGTTGGTGAAAAGAGCTGCAAAATGTGGCGGACCCAGGTCCTAGAGGATCAATTGATTCTGGTGCAATTTCCAAATCGGATGAAGTGATCAAGAGAAAGAGTAACAAGCTTTGGTTGTAGAGGAAAAAGTGGCTCTCGTATGTATGTTGGGGAGTGGGGATAATCGAGAGCCAAAGGAGGAAAGAGAAATTGGGGAGTGGGGACAAAGGAAGTAAATGATAATTggatgaagtgataaaaagaaagAGTAGTTGGCATGGGTGTGGAAGAAGAGGAGCCGGTTGTGAAGGGAAATGGGGGACCATAGGAGTAAAGGGAACTTGGGGAGTGGGGACCAAAATGAATGACTGATATAATTGGTACTTGGCCCTGTTGGGGGGAAAATGGGGACTAGAGGaggaaaatgaatgatataaattttgtgacccattctttcacattttttctaaaaaaaattatgggGGCACATTTTAAATTATGTCAAAATTGTATCCGCCCCTGGcgtgaattggctttggagtgcaatttttgaaataGAAAGCAGCTGTCAAATGGTTACAAGAAAGTGATGCGACCACAACTTTCTTTCACTCTTGTGTAAAAGCGCTTGATACGAGTAGCAGGACCATCACTAGCTTATGTCAAAATACTTGAAAGTCTTTTCAACCCAATCTATGATATTCAAGACTCCATTGGAATACATGCAGTCGTGGAGGAGATGGAGCACCAGTTATGtgatttttgagtttttatttcttttgttatgcttgatttttttcttgttcAATTATTTAGTTAGTCATTATTTGAATAAATGTGACCAGATATGTGAGTTATTTGAGCCATTTAAAGTAGTTAGGAAAATAAGTGACTGAATTCTAATCCAAATTGGATTAGTTTTAGTAGTTTAGGTTTTAACTATAAATAGGTCTTTTCTATTCCATTGTAAGACAACTTTTTGagagatgaattaataaaagtgggttgtctccttttatggagttccttgataGAATTTGAGTTTTTTCTTGAACTGTATTAAGTATTTAAATTGGATACTtatggtgttcaaggcaagatgatcacatcatcttgttctttcaagtcaataaccaatccactagatttctagagacgggttatctttaggtctagcaaggtagttattgtacCATAatctgatcaagatagatcctttcgCTGTCTGATCAACTTGATttttcaagacaggttcttgttggatCAAGATCGCATCAGTTAGTATCAGAGTTTCACCTCTTGATTCATGTtaatattctttttctttttcttgttttcctatttgtttttctaccaaaaccctagccgccttttgatttaaaagaaaaaaaaattgattcttatttttttgattttatcgTTTGAATCTAACCTATCCCCTTGATTGATCGGGTTTGAAGTTTCTTGGTGTGattaagttctttttttttccggaaacGATAGAAGATATTTTATAAATTCTCAAACTGTACAATAtttgagcaaaggctcaagcaTCTTTACAAAGTGTACCTTGACACTTAAGGAGAGCCAAAAAATCTCTCCTCATCCATAAGTATGCTCAGGGCATAATGGCTAATTTGATTACTTAAAGACATATTACTAATATTCCTAACCTCAAAAGAGCACATTTGAAACAGATTAGCTAACACATTTATGTCTTCGACCAGTGTGGCAGTATTCGGATTGTCGCCTTTCCCAGCTTTTAGCAAGGCAATGAGTTGCTTGTTGGCACTAATGATTTTGATTCTTTGCCATCCTTGTTGTTTTGCTTTCATTAGTGCCAATCTTACTGCCACAGCTTCATCTTGAATGTCCCTGTGCGCACTCCTTTCCACTAACGTCCACTCAGCTCTGATCCTCCCTCCAGCCTCCTTAGCTACGATGCCAATCCCCAATTTATGTCCCACTGCTGCTTTCTTAGTAGCTATCTGAAGTTCCAGCAGCTCTCCCTCCTCCCTTCCTCTTTCCCTTGCACTTCCAATAGCTCCATCTGTTTCTGATGTACTTTTCTCGTTCTTTCCTTTCCAAGCTTCCTCATATTCCATCCATTCTGCACTGGCTTTTTGCACAATTTTCAGGccctctctttctttcccttcaAATTCCATCTCATTTCTATCCTTCCATAGCTGCCATAGCAAGTTAGCAGTCAAGGCAATATGCTGTCTTCCTTCAGCTCTGCTTGTAGTTTGACTTAATGCTGCCCACCACTTCTTGAAGCACCCTGTTTGATTCTGAATTCCATCCCACTGGATTGGTGCTAGCTTCCATACCTTCTGAGCCTGATGGCAATGAAATAGAATGTGTTCAATCGTTTCCATTCTATCTCCACACCTTGAACAGATAGGCGATCCTTGTTTTGTCCTCCTGAAGATTGTTTCCCTGGCTGTTAATGTGTTAGTAATGCACCTCCATATAAATAGCTTGATCTTATGCTTGATATTCAGACTCCAAagagttttccagatttgtttgTTGGAGTCATCATAACTCGATCCAGCTTCTCCTTTTGCTCCCCTCTCCATACTTCTGTCTTCCTTAAGCAGTACCTGATAGCATGATTTAACTGAAAACTCCCCATTCTTGCAATGAGTCCAGAAATGCATGTCCCCTGATCTTGACAGACTGATGGGTATCTTCAAAATGTTCTCAGCATCCTCCCTATTGAACCTCCTGTATATCTCATTCCTTTTccatctgaaatttgaaatcagTTCTTCCACCTTTTGCTCCTCTCCACTTGCTGGCATTCCAGTAGTAGGCCTTCCATTTAGattatttggaatccattggTCTTTCCATATTCTTATGCTCTTCCCTGATCCCACTCTTTTCAGTATGCCCCCCTTGATTGCCTCTCTTGCTGATATGATACTTTGCCAAAACCAAGAAGCATTCTTGGGGGTCTCACAATTCAAAATGGAATCCTTGGGGTAGTACTTAGACTTTAGAATTCTACTGACCAACAGATTTGGGTATCTAATCAACCTCCAAACCTGCTTCCCCAGCATTGCTTTGTTGAAACACAATAGGTTCCTGAATCCCAGACCTCCTTCCATCTTTGCCTTCATCATTTTGGCCCACGAGCATCAGTGCACTTTGCTTCTCCCTTCTGACTCCCCCCACCAATAATTAGCCATCATTCCTGAGATTTCCTTGCAGAGAGTAGCAGGTAACTTGAAACAGGCCATCGCATAATTTGGCATGGCCATTGTCACAGCTTTTAGCATCACCTCCTTCCCAGCTGCACTTAGGAGCTTATTCTTCCAGCTATTGAGTCTGGCTTTGATGTTATCTTTAATGTAGGCAAAAACTTGTCCTTTTGTCCTTGAGATTACCATTGGGAGGCCCAGATATTTACCTTGATTCACTGTCCTTACTCCTACTAGTGGCTCACATGATTCCTCcttgtccttttcttttgtaTTCTTACTAAAGTAGATAGATGATTTGTCCAGGTTTATCACCTGGCCAGACCCTCTTTCATACTGATCCAGGATCTCTTTTAACTTTCTTGTTTCTGTCCCCACAGCTTTACAGAAGATTAGAGTATCATCAGCAAAGAATAAATGAGTTATAGCAGGCCCATGCTTGCTGATCCTTAGTCCACTGATCTGTCCCTGTCTAGCTGCATTCCTTAACAGATTAGAGAGCCCTTCAGAGCACAATAGGAACAGGTAAGGTGACAGAGGGTCACCTTGCCTGATGCCTCTAGAGGGGATCACATATTCTTTAGTTTGTCCATTTATATTGAAGGAGTATGAGACAGTCCTAATGCACTCCATAATCCACCCTATCCACATCTGGTTAAACCCCATTTTTTCCATCACTGCTTGCAGGTAGTCCCATTCAACTCGATCATAGGCCTTCGACATGTCCAGTTTGATTGCAGTATAGCCATCCTTACCTTGCCTCTTGTTTTTAAGAAAATGAAGGTATTCATGGGAAATGATGATATTATCCAGGATCTGTCTATTTGGGACAAAGGCTGATTGATTTTTACTAATGCATTGTTCCAGGACAGGTTTCAATCTATTTCCTAGGACTTTGGAGATAATTTTATAGAGAACATTGCAGAGGCTGATTGGTCTATATTGTTTCAATTCAATAGGCAGGTCTACCTTAGGGATGAGAGTAATAATGGTATGGTTCAGAGATTTGAGCATATGGCCAGAATGAAAAAAAGCTGAAATTGCTTTCACCACCTCTTCCTTAATGGTAGCccagaatttttggaagaaaaggggTGTCATCCCATCAGGCCCTGGTGCCTTGTTAGGATTCATGGTGAAGACTGCTACCTTTATCTCATTCTGAACTAACCAGGCCTGTGGTGTGATTaagttcttgaaaacaggtttttcaagcgtttaactcccattaaatttcttccaagtgaagttaCAATCTTGTATTGAGTTGTCAAAAAAAAATCGTATTTTTCACCGTTACTATTCATCATACTGTTCACTGTCACTGTTCACATTACTGTTTATGCACTATTGATccgaataaaaaaaaaatttatgtttgGGTCTTAGGATTTTGTTTCCTTTCACTAGTTGTGTCCTTGGTTGCTGTcagtttccaatttttcttgtTATTACCCGAAATTCAATTTGTgtcttattcttattttttaaaagttGTCTTGTTGTCTCGAATCTTgagttgttaaaaaaaatcaatcatacTTTGTGTTTGTTCTTATGTCAAGTCGCTGGAAATTATTGAttcttgaactttgtttgaGATTCTTAGGATTCTTGGTGAAAATCTTGAAAATTCTTGGATTTTCTTGATTCCATTCTTGatatcttgaagttcttgaattATATTTTCGGATTGTGGTAAATCTTGGACTGAATTCTGATTACTCTTTGAGTTCTTGAAACAACTATTTCAAGttcttaaaaaagaaaaaaaaccatGGCTGTTATGGCATTTCTTGAAGCTGcgaattgaaaaaaaaggagagaagaaaaaacGCAGCTATCATCTTGAAACAGCCCTTTCTTGATACATTTGTCCATCAAtctagggctgtcaacgggtcgggtccgggccggaattcataAATTCGGACCCGGACCCGTTGTACTGCCTTAATTCCGGATTCGGCCCGAATACCCGACGGGCCTCTAATACTTCTATCGGACCCGTATCCGACGGGTCCCGGGTTCGGATCGGGTCTACCCGGCAAAAAGACCCGTCAAAATCTGTTCAAATAACACACCTGAAAATGCTCAAGGACTGACTAGAAAGATAATATAAAACATACTTGACAAAAATATTAGGTGAGACCAATTGATgagagaaaagtgaaaactaAAAGCAAAAGGAGTCTTCATGCCTAATATTGAGGAAGACTGGAAGAGCATTAAATCGCAACGAGAATCATCCAAAAAGATAAATATGCGGGCATTGGAGCAAGAGACTACACTACACTACATAATGCCTCCCCCGCCTCCTCTGATTGTTCTGCTAAAGCATTACCAATTTCAGTTCCAAGGCAACCAACTATTACCACATAAGTAGACCACACTGGTAGTTAGCACTGGACCTTTAATGTGTCTTTGGGTCCAGACCTCCGTGTCGTCCAAACagattttgtttaaaaaaattaaattgcaGTGGACATGAAGGTGTCAAATTtcattgaaaacaaaaaaaaaaaaattggcccGCCATGCTTACATCGTGCTTCGTAAGCACAGCGGGTATCCAAAGAGAAAAGTTACACTGGACGATTATTACccaatccccaaaaaaaaaaaaactaatttaatgGCAAATATATCACAATTTTCCGCATCATCAACCTGAAATTTCCTACTCCATTCATAccttatgtttttttttttggtttggggAGGTAAGAAGGTTTCGTTCTACAGCATTTCTcatatcttctcaatttttccccataaaaaataaaaaaaaaactgactGAGAGAGAAAGTTGGGCTGCTAGCCTGCTATTTGGTAGAACTAGAAGCCTGCAAGAGCTGGCCGCTGGGCTTGCTGCAACCGTCAGACACCACGGCGGATTGGCGGAGCCGCGGAGGTAGAGCAAAAGAGGAGGTCTCGCGGAAGAGCAGGGCTTGCTTGAGTTGCTTCTTTGGAATTGGAGCTGGCCAGACCCAGCAATTCCTTTGCAGCTGGGGATGGAGAGCAAACTAGAAGGCAGAAGCGTCGCCGGAGTCAAGAGGCAGAGGCGGTAATCGAGAGTCGGGAGGCGGCGGAAATGGGTAAGGAGCAACAGAGGAGAGTGCGGCGGAAATGGGTAGAGGATATTAGGGTTGAAAAATTTTGGGAATGAAAATGACGTAGTGGGACAAATAGAGATAggtatatatttttaattattaattaaataaaaacgGGTCCGGGTCGAATACGGGTCGGAATGATATATTCCGTATTCGACCCGcaaatttattagaagaaacgggtccgggtccgggttCGGGTCCGGGAACAATATACCTATCCGTACCCGGCAATTATTAGCGGGTCCGGGCCGGGTCCGGGTCCAGACCCGGACCGTTGACAGCCCGACATCAATCATCCAAGTTACATTCAAATAAGGAAGAGCGTGAAAAGGCTACGAGCTTGTTTCCTAATCCAAAACGTACTTGGATTTGTTTCCTAAATCTgtcaaatttggaaatttattTTCCAGCAATTATGAAACCACTTCAAGTCCAAAGACCACTTGGAAACAAGGGATTTTAAACCACTTTTACTTCCTAAATAGAAATTCCCATCCCCAATCagatttttctcaaatttcCAGCCACATAGTATCGGATAGAGTAAATTTCTAAACTCCTTTAAATTTCAGCATTTGTGTCTTGAGTCTTAGTCCTTAATTTCAAATCTATCCAGCAATAATTTGAGTATCTTTGAGTCCAATTTTCAGTCTTTTTCTATTACCAATTCCACCCCCCTTCACCATATGAAAAGTCATCCATTATTGCTATACTTG encodes the following:
- the LOC113769186 gene encoding uncharacterized protein LOC113769186: MEGGLGFRNLLCFNKAMLGKQVWRLIRYPNLLVSRILKSKYYPKDSILNCETPKNASWFWQSIISAREAIKGGILKRVGSGKSIRIWKDQWIPNNLNGRPTTGMPASGEEQKVEELISNFRWKRNEIYRRFNREDAENILKIPISLSRSGDMHFWTHCKNGEFSVKSCYQVLLKEDRSMERGAKGEAGSSYDDSNKQIWKTLWSLNIKHKIKLFIWRCITNTLTARETIFRRTKQGSPICSRCGDRMETIEHILFHCHQAQKVWKLAPIQWDGIQNQTGCFKKWWAALSQTTSRAEGRQHIALTANLLWQLWKDRNEMEFEGKEREGLKIVQKASAEWMEYEEAWKGKNEKSTSETDGAIGSARERGREEGELLELQIATKKAAVGHKLGIGIVAKEAGGRIRAEWTLVERSAHRDIQDEAVAVRLALMKAKQQGWQRIKIISANKQLIALLKAGKGDNPNTATLVEDINVLANLFQMCSFEVRNISNMSLSNQISHYALSILMDEERFFGSP